From Candidatus Polarisedimenticolia bacterium, the proteins below share one genomic window:
- the tdh gene encoding L-threonine 3-dehydrogenase has translation MGAVVKHRAAAGAEWREIPVPRIGPEDVLIEVKAASICGTDLHIFQWDEWASRRIRIPQVMGHETAGNVVEVGSEITTFKPGDYVSVETHITCGTCYPCRVGRAEVCSNTRIVGVDTDGSFARYLKLPARCAWKNDRTLPPEIAALQEPLGNAVDTVLAEDVSGKTMVVLGAGPVGLLAMGVAKASGAATIFATDVSEYRLNLARQMGATHTFNARRDKVVEAILDLTRGDGVDVVIEMSGNPEALSQGFKVLAPGGRLSLLGLSHGPVRIDLNNEVILKGARIYGITGRKIFTTWYKSSRLLTSGLLDLRPLLTHRLPLTEFAAAMDLMTRGECGKIALLPAA, from the coding sequence ATGGGCGCGGTCGTGAAGCATCGCGCGGCAGCCGGGGCCGAGTGGAGAGAGATCCCGGTTCCCCGAATCGGGCCAGAGGACGTCCTCATCGAAGTCAAAGCCGCCTCGATCTGCGGCACCGACCTGCACATCTTCCAGTGGGACGAGTGGGCCAGCCGGCGCATCCGGATCCCGCAGGTTATGGGCCACGAAACCGCCGGAAACGTGGTGGAGGTCGGGTCCGAGATCACCACCTTCAAGCCGGGCGACTACGTCTCGGTCGAGACTCACATCACCTGCGGCACCTGCTACCCCTGCCGGGTGGGACGCGCCGAGGTCTGCAGCAACACGCGCATCGTCGGCGTCGACACCGACGGCTCCTTCGCGCGCTACCTGAAGCTGCCGGCGCGCTGCGCCTGGAAGAACGATCGCACGCTGCCCCCCGAGATTGCGGCGCTGCAGGAGCCGCTCGGCAACGCCGTCGATACCGTTCTGGCGGAGGACGTCTCCGGCAAGACGATGGTGGTGCTCGGTGCCGGTCCTGTCGGACTCTTGGCCATGGGAGTGGCGAAGGCTTCGGGGGCCGCCACGATCTTTGCCACCGACGTCTCCGAGTACCGCCTCAACCTGGCGCGGCAGATGGGCGCCACGCACACCTTCAACGCGCGGCGCGACAAGGTGGTGGAGGCGATCCTGGATCTCACGCGGGGCGACGGAGTCGACGTCGTTATTGAGATGTCCGGCAACCCCGAGGCCCTCAGCCAGGGGTTCAAGGTGCTGGCACCGGGCGGCAGGCTGTCGCTGCTCGGGCTGTCGCACGGCCCCGTTCGCATCGATCTCAACAATGAGGTCATCCTGAAGGGGGCCCGAATCTACGGCATCACCGGGCGGAAGATTTTCACGACCTGGTACAAGTCATCGCGCCTGCTCACCTCGGGCCTGCTCGATCTGAGGCCGCTTCTGACGCACCGCCTGCCGCTGACCGAGTTCGCGGCGGCAATGGACCTGATGACCCGCGGGGAGTGCGGCAAGATCGCGCTTCTCCCCGCCGCCTGA